A DNA window from Clavibacter sepedonicus contains the following coding sequences:
- a CDS encoding undecaprenyl-diphosphate phosphatase, which produces MSYLEAIILGLVQGLTEFLPISSSAHLRIAGLFMGGDPGATFTAITQLGTELAVIVFFRKRIGKVLSAWFRSLRGGMPKGDPDVRMGWLVIIGTIPIGIAGYLFQDTIRTTFRSLWIVAIVLIVFGILLGLADRFSRSDRLEKDMTYGHGVSIGIAQALALVPGVSRSGATTTAARAFGYSRPVAAEYSFLLAVPAVFGSGLYELVKSFDETGQAGAGQTAVATLIAFVVGLAVIAGLMRYISTRTFMPFVVYRVALGVVLLVLLGTGAIAA; this is translated from the coding sequence TTGAGCTATCTCGAGGCGATCATCCTGGGCCTCGTCCAGGGCCTGACCGAATTCCTGCCCATCTCCTCGAGCGCGCATCTCCGCATCGCCGGGCTGTTCATGGGCGGCGACCCGGGCGCGACGTTCACCGCCATCACGCAGCTCGGCACCGAGCTCGCGGTCATCGTGTTCTTCCGGAAGCGCATCGGCAAGGTGCTCTCGGCCTGGTTCCGCTCGCTCCGCGGCGGCATGCCGAAGGGCGACCCGGACGTGCGCATGGGCTGGCTCGTCATCATCGGCACGATCCCCATCGGGATCGCCGGATACCTATTCCAGGACACCATCCGCACGACCTTCCGCTCCCTCTGGATCGTCGCGATCGTGCTCATCGTCTTCGGCATTCTGCTCGGCCTCGCCGACCGCTTCAGCCGCAGCGACCGCCTCGAGAAGGACATGACGTACGGGCACGGCGTGAGCATCGGCATCGCGCAGGCCCTGGCGCTCGTCCCCGGCGTCTCCCGCTCGGGCGCCACCACCACGGCCGCCCGCGCGTTCGGCTACTCCCGGCCGGTCGCGGCGGAGTACTCGTTCCTGCTCGCCGTGCCCGCCGTGTTCGGCAGCGGCCTCTACGAGCTGGTGAAGAGCTTCGACGAGACCGGCCAGGCGGGCGCGGGGCAGACCGCGGTCGCGACGCTCATCGCGTTCGTCGTCGGCCTCGCCGTCATCGCCGGCCTCATGCGCTACATCTCCACGCGCACGTTCATGCCCTTCGTGGTCTACCGCGTCGCCCTCGGCGTCGTGCTCCTGGTGCTCCTCGGCACCGGCGCGATCGCGGCCTGA
- the mshC gene encoding cysteine--1-D-myo-inosityl 2-amino-2-deoxy-alpha-D-glucopyranoside ligase, translated as MRAWPRPVVPAVAGEPPVPSVFDTSAGSVRPAECTGDGRVGLYVCGITPYDATHIGHASTYLAFDTLQRVWLDRGYDVAYVQNVTDVDDPLLERATATGVDWRDLAAEQVELFRTDMEALRILPPDSYVGVTEVVDEVASAVAELVRRGTAYPVATPDAVVAGAQDLYFDVARAGEDGPWALGDESGYDLDTMAALSAERGGDPERPGKRDPLDPLLWRAERAGEPAWDSVVGRGRPGWHIECAVIALRKLDRPVTVQGGGSDLIFPHHEMSAGHAAALTGEDFACVYAHSGMVAYQGEKMSKSLGNLVLVSRLRAAGVDPRAIRLALLAQHYRADWEWTDELLAESVARLAAWDAWAAAADASATAGADAGEPGELVQLVRERLSEDLDTPGAILLLDLRVATGVPATPVELAAVDALLGVRLGSPAA; from the coding sequence GTGCGCGCCTGGCCACGCCCCGTCGTCCCCGCCGTCGCGGGGGAGCCGCCCGTCCCGTCGGTGTTCGACACGAGCGCCGGATCCGTCCGCCCCGCCGAGTGCACGGGCGACGGCCGCGTGGGCCTGTACGTCTGCGGCATCACGCCATACGACGCCACCCACATCGGCCACGCGTCCACCTACCTCGCGTTCGACACGCTCCAGCGCGTCTGGCTCGACCGCGGCTACGACGTCGCGTACGTGCAGAACGTCACCGACGTCGACGACCCGCTGCTCGAGCGCGCGACGGCCACGGGCGTCGACTGGCGCGACCTCGCCGCCGAGCAGGTCGAGCTGTTCCGCACCGACATGGAGGCGCTGCGGATCCTGCCGCCCGACTCCTACGTGGGCGTCACCGAGGTCGTGGACGAGGTCGCGTCCGCCGTCGCCGAGCTCGTGCGACGCGGCACGGCCTATCCGGTCGCCACGCCCGACGCGGTCGTGGCCGGAGCCCAGGACCTCTACTTCGACGTCGCCCGCGCCGGTGAGGACGGACCCTGGGCACTCGGCGACGAGAGCGGCTACGACCTCGACACCATGGCCGCGCTGTCCGCCGAGCGCGGCGGCGACCCGGAGCGGCCCGGCAAGCGCGACCCGCTGGATCCGCTGCTCTGGCGGGCCGAGCGCGCGGGCGAGCCCGCATGGGACAGCGTGGTCGGCCGAGGCCGGCCCGGCTGGCACATCGAGTGCGCCGTCATCGCGCTGCGGAAGCTCGACCGTCCGGTCACCGTGCAGGGCGGCGGATCCGACCTGATCTTCCCGCACCACGAGATGTCGGCCGGCCACGCGGCAGCCCTCACGGGCGAGGACTTCGCGTGCGTCTACGCGCACAGCGGCATGGTCGCCTACCAGGGCGAGAAGATGAGCAAGTCGCTCGGCAACCTCGTGCTCGTGTCGCGCTTGCGGGCCGCGGGCGTGGATCCTCGGGCCATCCGCCTCGCGCTCCTCGCGCAGCACTACCGCGCGGACTGGGAATGGACCGACGAGCTCCTCGCGGAGTCCGTGGCGCGCCTCGCCGCGTGGGACGCGTGGGCAGCTGCCGCGGACGCGTCGGCGACGGCGGGCGCCGACGCGGGGGAGCCCGGCGAGCTCGTGCAGCTCGTCCGCGAGCGCCTCTCCGAGGACCTCGACACGCCGGGCGCGATCCTGCTGCTCGACCTCCGCGTCGCCACGGGCGTCCCCGCGACGCCCGTCGAGCTGGCCGCGGTGGACGCGCTCCTCGGTGTGCGGCTCGGGAGCCCGGCGGCCTGA
- a CDS encoding PAC2 family protein, producing the protein MADAERFVSGRLLVVAFEGWNDAGEAASGAVRALKELLDLEAVSSVDPEDYFDFQFNRPTIGFAEDGTRELEWPGATLYGPKDPRRPAQDLAADAQLGVSGDNGGSIHLLLGVEPSRHWTAFTTEVLDAARAAGVEGVVLLGALLADVPHTRPISVYSTSENAAVRAELGIERSTYEGPVGILSIIAQRAEEMGMPTVSLWASVPHYVHSAPSPKATLALIDKLEEMVDVVIPRGELIQEAATWEAGIDQLAGEDEDMASYIQQLEQARDTVDSPEASGEAIAQEFEKYLRRGDGPRGRGDERPEEPWRPKDPKDPKDQ; encoded by the coding sequence GTGGCGGATGCCGAGAGGTTCGTGAGCGGACGGCTGCTGGTCGTCGCCTTCGAGGGCTGGAACGACGCGGGCGAGGCCGCCAGCGGAGCGGTCCGGGCGCTGAAGGAGCTGCTCGACCTCGAGGCTGTGTCGTCGGTGGACCCCGAGGACTACTTCGACTTCCAGTTCAACCGCCCCACCATCGGCTTCGCGGAGGACGGCACCCGCGAGCTCGAGTGGCCGGGCGCCACGCTCTACGGCCCGAAGGACCCGCGTCGGCCCGCCCAGGACCTGGCCGCCGACGCGCAGCTGGGCGTGAGCGGCGACAACGGCGGCAGCATCCACCTCCTCCTGGGCGTCGAGCCCTCCCGGCACTGGACGGCGTTCACGACCGAGGTGCTGGACGCCGCGCGCGCCGCCGGCGTCGAGGGCGTCGTGCTGCTCGGCGCGCTGCTCGCGGACGTGCCGCACACGCGCCCCATCTCCGTCTACTCCACGAGCGAGAACGCGGCCGTGCGGGCCGAGCTCGGCATCGAGCGGAGCACGTACGAGGGGCCCGTCGGGATCCTCAGCATCATCGCCCAGCGCGCCGAGGAGATGGGCATGCCCACCGTCTCGCTCTGGGCCTCCGTTCCGCACTACGTGCACAGCGCGCCGTCGCCGAAGGCCACGCTCGCGCTCATCGACAAGCTCGAGGAGATGGTCGACGTGGTGATCCCGCGTGGCGAGCTCATCCAGGAGGCCGCGACGTGGGAGGCGGGCATCGACCAGCTCGCCGGCGAGGACGAGGACATGGCCTCCTACATCCAGCAGCTCGAGCAGGCGCGCGACACGGTCGACTCCCCCGAGGCGAGCGGCGAGGCGATCGCGCAGGAGTTCGAGAAGTACCTCCGCCGGGGCGACGGGCCGCGCGGACGCGGCGACGAGCGGCCCGAGGAGCCGTGGCGGCCGAAGGACCCCAAGGACCCGAAGGACCAGTAG
- a CDS encoding HAD family hydrolase — protein MISNRPAAVLWDMDGTIVDTEPYWMVAEEALVGSFGGTWTHEDGLRLVGNGLDDSARILQKAGVDLPAAEIIDRLSDRVMEQILVEVPWRPGARELLREIREAGIPTALVTMSIGRMARQVADAVPFDAFDHVVAGDDVARSKPHPEAYLTAAGLLGVDIRDCVAIEDSVPGVASATASGATVVAVPHHVPLPADDAYVLWDTLAGRTLADVEAAHADRRGTAAPIRDEVRA, from the coding sequence GTGATCAGCAACAGACCCGCGGCCGTCCTCTGGGACATGGACGGCACCATCGTGGACACGGAGCCCTACTGGATGGTGGCGGAGGAGGCCCTGGTCGGCTCCTTCGGCGGCACGTGGACCCACGAGGACGGGCTCCGACTCGTCGGCAACGGGCTGGACGACTCGGCGCGGATCCTCCAGAAGGCGGGCGTCGACCTGCCCGCCGCGGAGATCATCGACCGGCTGAGCGACCGCGTGATGGAGCAGATCCTCGTCGAGGTGCCGTGGCGCCCGGGCGCGCGGGAGCTCCTCCGGGAGATCCGCGAGGCCGGCATCCCCACCGCGCTCGTCACCATGAGCATCGGCCGGATGGCGCGCCAGGTCGCCGACGCCGTGCCCTTCGACGCGTTCGACCACGTGGTCGCCGGCGACGACGTGGCCCGCAGCAAGCCGCACCCCGAGGCCTACCTCACCGCCGCCGGGCTCCTCGGCGTCGACATCCGCGACTGCGTCGCCATCGAGGACTCGGTGCCGGGCGTCGCCTCCGCCACCGCGTCGGGCGCGACCGTCGTCGCCGTCCCGCACCACGTGCCGCTGCCCGCGGACGACGCCTACGTGCTCTGGGACACGCTCGCCGGCCGCACGCTCGCCGACGTCGAAGCCGCCCACGCCGACCGCCGCGGCACCGCGGCCCCGATCCGCGACGAGGTGCGCGCATGA
- a CDS encoding tRNA (adenine-N1)-methyltransferase has product MTVDTAAARFSGPFRAGDRVQLTGPKGRLNTILLEPGKVFHTHRGMIDHDDLIGLPDGSVVKNSAGIECLALRPLLSDVVMSMPRGAAIIYPKDAAQILGLADVFPGATVVEAGVGSGALSMWLLRALGPTGTLLSFERREEFADVARGNVSSYFGHSPENWSITLGDLAEALPTVTEPHSVDRVILDMLAPWECVDAVAEALTPGGVLLCYVATVTQLSRVAEALRDSGLFTNPDASETMIRGWHVEGLAVRPEHRMIGHTGFLITARRLAPGSVLPQLKRRASKSDFSDEDMEAWTPGSLGERRVSDKVLRKRVRIAEHGAELAGARDAAESGDGAVPDDATAAPEPGDPTA; this is encoded by the coding sequence ATGACCGTCGACACCGCTGCCGCGCGCTTCAGCGGGCCCTTCCGCGCGGGCGACCGCGTGCAGCTCACGGGCCCCAAGGGCCGCCTCAACACGATCCTGCTCGAGCCCGGCAAGGTGTTCCACACGCACCGCGGAATGATCGACCACGACGACCTCATCGGCCTGCCCGACGGCAGCGTCGTGAAGAACAGCGCGGGCATCGAGTGCCTCGCGCTCCGGCCGCTGCTGTCCGACGTCGTCATGTCGATGCCCCGCGGGGCCGCCATCATCTACCCGAAGGACGCCGCCCAGATCCTCGGCCTCGCCGACGTGTTCCCCGGAGCGACCGTCGTGGAGGCGGGTGTCGGATCCGGCGCCCTGTCGATGTGGCTGCTGCGCGCCCTGGGTCCCACCGGCACGCTGCTCTCCTTCGAGCGCCGCGAGGAGTTCGCGGACGTGGCCCGCGGCAACGTCTCGAGCTACTTCGGCCACAGCCCGGAGAACTGGTCCATCACCCTCGGCGACCTGGCGGAGGCCCTGCCGACCGTCACCGAGCCGCACTCGGTCGACCGGGTGATCCTCGACATGCTCGCACCGTGGGAGTGCGTCGACGCGGTGGCCGAGGCGCTCACGCCCGGCGGCGTCCTGCTCTGCTACGTCGCCACCGTCACGCAGCTGTCGCGCGTCGCGGAGGCGCTCCGCGACTCGGGGCTCTTCACGAACCCCGACGCGAGCGAGACCATGATCCGCGGCTGGCACGTGGAGGGGCTCGCCGTCCGTCCCGAGCACCGCATGATCGGGCACACGGGCTTCCTCATCACCGCCCGCCGCCTGGCCCCGGGATCCGTCCTGCCGCAGCTCAAGCGCCGCGCGTCGAAGTCCGACTTCAGCGACGAGGACATGGAGGCCTGGACCCCCGGATCGCTCGGCGAGCGCCGGGTGAGCGACAAGGTCCTGCGCAAGCGCGTTCGCATCGCGGAGCACGGCGCCGAGCTCGCGGGCGCCCGTGACGCGGCGGAGTCGGGCGACGGTGCCGTCCCCGACGACGCGACCGCTGCGCCGGAGCCGGGCGACCCCACCGCCTAG
- a CDS encoding FKBP-type peptidyl-prolyl cis-trans isomerase encodes MRRSAALTVCAGLVLTLAACSPSGSGSDAAEGCTPLAQAGTSSSTVTATGDVGSAPASVTFPTPLKPSGVEVSTIVEGDGARVQPHQGITAAASIVDGKTGKDLADYARIAPNARTTGSPLFTPASLHESLPYLEDAMTCMPVGSRLAVTVPVSTVFPGQDLSAQGLAATDGLVLIVDITSSFPEKATGEPRPAQAGFPSVVTTDDGVPGITIPPSTPPTEYRDALLRAGDGAEVGDGDTVTLQYTGVVWGTSTSAEKQAVFGSSWTGGGPLQVPATATTSAPSTGAASSLVVTPGLAKALVGKHVGDQVIAVVPPGDGFGDQASAKVPAGSTLVYVVDILGTSTTK; translated from the coding sequence GTGCGCCGTTCCGCCGCGCTCACCGTCTGCGCAGGACTCGTCCTGACGCTCGCCGCTTGCAGCCCCTCCGGGTCCGGATCCGACGCGGCGGAGGGCTGCACGCCCCTCGCCCAGGCCGGGACGTCGTCGAGCACGGTCACCGCGACGGGAGACGTCGGCAGCGCGCCGGCCTCCGTCACGTTCCCCACGCCGCTCAAGCCCTCGGGCGTCGAGGTCTCCACGATCGTGGAGGGCGACGGGGCTCGCGTGCAGCCGCACCAGGGCATCACGGCGGCCGCCTCCATCGTCGACGGCAAGACCGGGAAGGACCTCGCGGACTACGCGCGCATCGCGCCCAACGCCCGCACCACCGGTTCGCCGCTGTTCACCCCGGCCTCCCTGCACGAGTCGCTGCCGTACCTCGAGGACGCGATGACGTGCATGCCCGTCGGCTCGCGTCTCGCGGTCACGGTCCCCGTGTCCACGGTCTTCCCCGGCCAGGACCTCTCGGCCCAGGGCCTCGCCGCCACCGATGGCCTCGTCCTCATCGTCGACATCACGTCGTCGTTCCCGGAGAAGGCCACCGGTGAGCCGCGGCCCGCCCAGGCCGGCTTCCCGTCCGTCGTCACGACGGACGACGGCGTCCCCGGGATCACCATCCCGCCGAGCACGCCGCCCACCGAGTACCGCGACGCGCTGCTCCGCGCGGGCGACGGCGCCGAGGTCGGCGACGGCGACACGGTGACGCTGCAGTACACCGGCGTCGTCTGGGGCACGAGCACGTCGGCCGAGAAGCAGGCCGTGTTCGGATCCAGCTGGACGGGCGGCGGACCCCTGCAGGTGCCCGCGACCGCCACCACGTCCGCGCCCTCGACGGGAGCCGCCTCCTCGCTCGTCGTCACGCCTGGCCTCGCCAAGGCGCTCGTCGGCAAGCACGTCGGCGACCAGGTCATCGCGGTCGTCCCCCCAGGTGACGGCTTCGGCGACCAGGCTTCGGCCAAGGTGCCCGCCGGGTCCACGCTCGTTTACGTGGTGGATATCCTCGGAACGAGCACCACCAAGTAA
- a CDS encoding helix-turn-helix transcriptional regulator — MPETSRRPTVPVEERLFSLVLALLATEQGLTKNEVLSSVQGYRQRYRAGGDNANLERQFERDKDDIRDLGVPLETVEPPGQEGNNQLLRYRIPRGAYELPADLSFTPEETTLLNLAAMVWREGSLSGESRRALIKLWSLGVESDDPVIGYAPRVRTREAAFAPLSVALERHVLVSFGYLKPGERAARIRTVAPLALVQHQGRWHLHGIDQDADGPRTFLLSRIVDRVRVTSRAFVPEGEDHAERALADLDRVWANGVGEVAVAPGSDADIRLRRRRGTEDLGDGRLRVHYSDTNLFADEVAGLGPEARVIAPPKLRDAVRARLAETIAAHREDAS; from the coding sequence GTGCCCGAGACATCCCGCCGTCCGACCGTGCCGGTCGAGGAGCGCCTCTTCAGCCTCGTCCTGGCGCTGCTCGCCACCGAGCAGGGCCTGACGAAGAACGAGGTCCTCTCGAGCGTCCAGGGGTACCGGCAGCGCTACCGCGCCGGCGGCGACAACGCGAACCTGGAGCGCCAGTTCGAGCGCGACAAGGACGACATCCGCGACCTCGGCGTGCCGCTGGAGACGGTGGAGCCCCCGGGCCAGGAGGGCAACAACCAGCTCCTGCGGTACCGGATCCCGCGCGGCGCCTACGAGCTCCCGGCCGACCTGTCGTTCACGCCGGAGGAGACGACGCTCCTCAACCTCGCCGCCATGGTGTGGCGCGAGGGGTCGCTCTCGGGGGAGTCGCGGCGCGCGCTCATCAAGCTGTGGTCGCTCGGCGTGGAGTCCGACGACCCGGTCATCGGCTATGCGCCCCGCGTGCGCACGCGGGAGGCGGCCTTCGCGCCGCTCAGCGTCGCGCTGGAGCGGCACGTCCTCGTCTCCTTCGGATACCTCAAGCCGGGGGAGCGGGCCGCCCGGATCCGCACCGTGGCACCCCTCGCGCTCGTGCAGCACCAGGGCAGGTGGCACCTGCACGGCATCGACCAGGACGCCGACGGACCCCGGACGTTCCTGCTGTCGCGCATCGTCGACCGCGTCCGCGTGACCAGCCGCGCCTTCGTCCCCGAGGGGGAGGACCACGCCGAGCGCGCCCTCGCCGACCTCGACCGCGTGTGGGCGAACGGCGTGGGGGAGGTGGCCGTGGCTCCCGGGTCCGACGCGGATATCCGCCTCCGCCGGCGACGCGGGACGGAGGATCTCGGCGACGGGCGGCTCCGCGTGCACTACTCGGACACCAACCTCTTCGCCGACGAGGTCGCGGGCCTCGGCCCGGAGGCCCGGGTGATCGCGCCGCCGAAGCTGCGGGACGCCGTTCGCGCGCGCCTCGCCGAGACCATCGCCGCCCACCGGGAGGACGCCTCATGA
- a CDS encoding helix-turn-helix transcriptional regulator: protein MTDRAAPLQAQDKLAFLLALVPYLTDHGRVSVSQAAAHFRVPPEQIRQAVRLIAVSGVPGSTSSYQHGDLFDIAWDDFEDNDQIVITHMVAIDDSPRFSAREAAALIAGLQYVSSQADASDLDLVGQLMAKLARGSSAQPSQVAVAAGAGDGTREDLRRAIADERRVEFDYRSPRGGTERRVVDPLRLESMDEDWYLRGWDLARGAVRTFRLDRLDELVVTDLPPEHRPQDVVLGDTLFEPSPDDLRVTLEVAESALPLLGDFVGDERPEPVAGRPGRVAVTVRVAHYQGLVRLVAGMAGVVVVTSPPEARAAVAEWAERAAAAYEDAD from the coding sequence ATGACCGACCGCGCCGCGCCGCTCCAGGCGCAGGACAAGCTGGCGTTCCTGCTGGCCCTCGTGCCCTACCTCACCGACCACGGACGCGTGAGCGTCAGCCAGGCGGCCGCGCACTTCCGGGTGCCGCCCGAGCAGATCCGCCAGGCCGTGCGCCTCATCGCCGTGTCCGGCGTGCCGGGCTCCACCTCGTCGTACCAGCACGGCGACCTCTTCGACATCGCCTGGGACGACTTCGAGGACAACGACCAGATCGTCATCACGCACATGGTCGCCATCGACGACTCGCCGCGCTTCTCGGCCCGCGAGGCGGCCGCGCTCATCGCCGGGCTGCAGTACGTCTCGTCGCAGGCGGACGCGAGCGACCTCGACCTGGTCGGCCAGCTCATGGCGAAGCTGGCGCGCGGATCCTCGGCGCAGCCCAGCCAGGTCGCCGTGGCGGCCGGAGCAGGCGACGGCACCCGCGAGGACCTCCGCCGCGCCATCGCGGACGAGCGCCGCGTCGAGTTCGACTACCGGAGCCCGCGGGGCGGCACGGAGCGCCGCGTCGTGGATCCGCTTCGCCTGGAGTCCATGGACGAGGACTGGTACCTCCGCGGCTGGGACCTGGCGCGCGGCGCCGTCCGCACGTTCCGCCTCGACCGCCTCGACGAGCTGGTGGTCACCGACCTCCCGCCCGAGCACCGGCCGCAGGACGTGGTGCTCGGCGACACCCTCTTCGAGCCCAGCCCCGACGACCTCCGCGTCACGCTGGAGGTCGCGGAGTCGGCGCTCCCGCTCCTCGGCGACTTCGTGGGCGACGAGCGGCCCGAGCCCGTCGCCGGTCGCCCCGGCCGCGTCGCCGTCACGGTGCGCGTCGCCCACTACCAGGGCCTCGTGCGCCTGGTCGCGGGGATGGCGGGCGTCGTGGTCGTCACGTCGCCGCCCGAGGCGCGCGCCGCGGTGGCGGAGTGGGCCGAGCGCGCCGCGGCGGCGTACGAGGACGCCGACTGA
- the tatA gene encoding Sec-independent protein translocase subunit TatA: protein MLGNLTGWHLVIILVVIVLLFGSTKLPALAKSVGQSMRIFKGEVKTMKEESGSDRRDDLRDEDRRRDDDRYRADDRDRPRDSAPRDYVRPGESRVDEPRYDAPRYDSPRDGGDSRPSA, encoded by the coding sequence ATGCTCGGAAACCTGACCGGCTGGCACCTCGTCATCATCCTCGTCGTCATCGTGCTGCTCTTCGGCTCCACGAAGCTGCCCGCGCTCGCGAAGAGCGTGGGGCAGTCCATGCGCATCTTCAAGGGCGAGGTGAAGACGATGAAGGAGGAGAGCGGCTCCGACCGTCGCGACGACCTCCGCGACGAGGACCGCCGCCGCGACGATGACCGCTACCGCGCGGACGACCGCGACCGTCCCCGCGACTCCGCCCCGCGCGACTACGTGCGCCCCGGCGAGTCCCGCGTCGACGAGCCCCGCTACGACGCTCCGCGCTACGACTCCCCGCGCGACGGCGGGGACTCCCGCCCCAGCGCCTGA
- the tatC gene encoding twin-arginine translocase subunit TatC, protein MSLVQHLLELKKRLFIAGVAIILAMVAGWFLSSFVLEALRQPIETINQEQGRNASLNFPTITSAFDLRLQIALYVGLIISSPVWLYQVFAFLVPGLTKTERRYTFGFFFSAVPLFLAGCAAGWFVLPHIVALLTQFAGAGDSSFITAREYFDFVLKLVFAVGIAFVLPVFLVLFNFMGILTGATIIKSWRIAILLIILFCAIATPAADVMSMFLLAVPMTLLYLVAAGISLLNDRRRARKAAAMTDDLLS, encoded by the coding sequence ATGTCCCTCGTCCAGCACCTGCTGGAGCTGAAGAAGCGCCTGTTCATCGCGGGCGTTGCGATCATCCTGGCGATGGTGGCCGGCTGGTTCCTCTCCTCGTTCGTGCTGGAGGCGCTGCGCCAGCCGATCGAGACCATCAACCAGGAGCAGGGGCGGAACGCGAGCCTCAACTTCCCGACCATCACGTCGGCGTTCGACCTGCGCCTGCAGATCGCGCTCTACGTCGGCCTCATCATCTCCAGCCCCGTGTGGCTCTACCAGGTGTTTGCGTTCCTGGTGCCCGGCCTCACGAAGACGGAGCGCCGCTACACGTTCGGCTTCTTCTTCTCCGCCGTGCCGCTCTTCCTCGCGGGATGCGCGGCAGGATGGTTCGTGCTGCCGCACATCGTCGCGCTGCTCACGCAGTTCGCGGGCGCGGGCGACTCGTCGTTCATCACGGCGCGCGAGTACTTCGACTTCGTGCTGAAGCTCGTCTTCGCGGTCGGCATCGCGTTCGTGCTGCCGGTGTTCCTCGTGCTGTTCAACTTCATGGGTATCCTCACCGGCGCGACGATCATCAAGTCGTGGCGAATCGCGATCCTGCTGATCATCCTGTTCTGCGCCATCGCGACGCCGGCCGCCGACGTCATGTCGATGTTCCTGCTGGCCGTCCCGATGACGCTGCTGTACCTGGTCGCCGCCGGCATCTCGCTGCTCAACGACCGGCGCCGCGCGCGCAAGGCCGCCGCGATGACGGACGACCTGCTGTCCTGA